Proteins from a genomic interval of Parvivirga hydrogeniphila:
- a CDS encoding phosphatase PAP2 family protein — translation MEATSSSSSRRIRALVTAAGANAALFAATAVVVMLVPGVWGLDRAVTGIAAESRSPALDLLARALATIGDTAGTSAITLLAGLVLAASRRLRGAVFVVATVASGALASTVLKTVFERPRPDGAYLVSVPASASFPSGHVVAAVCLAGALTALLLAAPSTSRRVKAIALTASAVWVVTMAASRVYLGVHYASDVIGGALLGAAVVCASAAVCVAWDFGRRDSQAGRVTPPAGRA, via the coding sequence GTGGAGGCGACGAGCTCAAGCAGCAGCCGTCGCATCCGGGCGCTCGTGACGGCTGCTGGGGCGAACGCGGCTCTGTTCGCAGCGACTGCGGTCGTCGTGATGCTCGTGCCAGGGGTCTGGGGCCTCGACCGGGCTGTGACCGGAATCGCAGCGGAATCCCGTTCCCCGGCACTCGATCTGCTCGCGCGGGCGCTTGCGACGATCGGCGACACTGCGGGAACCAGCGCCATCACGCTCTTGGCAGGGCTTGTGCTCGCTGCGTCCCGCCGACTGCGCGGGGCGGTGTTCGTGGTCGCGACGGTCGCGTCGGGCGCCTTGGCGAGCACTGTGCTCAAGACGGTCTTCGAGCGCCCGCGGCCTGATGGCGCGTACCTTGTGTCCGTGCCCGCGAGCGCAAGCTTCCCTTCTGGCCACGTGGTTGCAGCTGTATGCCTGGCGGGAGCGCTCACAGCGCTCCTGCTGGCCGCTCCTTCCACCTCGAGGCGCGTCAAGGCGATCGCTCTGACCGCCTCAGCGGTCTGGGTCGTGACGATGGCTGCATCTCGCGTGTACCTGGGCGTGCACTACGCGAGCGACGTCATCGGTGGAGCGCTGCTGGGGGCAGCGGTCGTGTGCGCCTCGGCGGCGGTATGCGTTGCGTGGGACTTCGGCCGGCGCGACAGCCAGGCGGGCCGCGTCACGCCTCCGGCAGGGCGAGCGTGA
- the pstA gene encoding phosphate ABC transporter permease PstA, producing MMLTRSKRARIAEAVVRVILGAAAALVVGAALFLVLYIVWRGLPGLSWEFLTEAPKNRGREGGIYPALIGTLYVVLGTAAFAVPLGVLGGVYLAEYAPKKTSTRMIRLAVANMAGVPSIVYGLFGLAAFVLAAGFGRSVIAASLTLTCMTLPVVITATEEALRQVPMDLRHAALALGASKIRTVLTVALPAAAPGIVTGVVLGLARAAGETAPILFTGAVFQMRRLPDGPGSQFMALPYHIYTQVTSVPNWNRDLVWGTALVLVLSVSAVSALAAIWRSARRRRISW from the coding sequence ATGATGCTCACGCGAAGCAAGCGCGCCCGCATCGCAGAAGCGGTCGTCCGGGTGATCCTCGGCGCCGCGGCGGCGCTCGTGGTGGGTGCCGCACTGTTCCTCGTGCTGTACATCGTATGGAGGGGCCTGCCTGGTCTGAGCTGGGAGTTCCTCACCGAGGCGCCGAAGAACCGGGGACGCGAAGGAGGCATCTACCCTGCGCTCATCGGTACGTTGTACGTGGTGCTCGGCACCGCCGCGTTCGCCGTTCCGTTGGGTGTGCTCGGGGGCGTGTACCTTGCTGAGTACGCACCGAAGAAGACGAGCACGCGCATGATCCGCCTTGCGGTCGCGAACATGGCAGGCGTGCCGTCTATCGTCTACGGTCTGTTCGGACTGGCGGCGTTCGTGCTCGCGGCGGGTTTCGGCCGCTCTGTCATCGCGGCCTCGCTCACGCTGACATGTATGACGCTGCCTGTGGTCATCACCGCGACCGAGGAGGCCCTGCGGCAGGTGCCCATGGACCTTCGGCACGCGGCCCTGGCGCTCGGCGCCAGCAAGATCCGGACGGTGCTCACGGTCGCGCTGCCTGCTGCAGCCCCCGGCATCGTCACCGGCGTCGTGCTCGGGCTGGCTCGTGCTGCAGGCGAGACGGCGCCGATCCTGTTCACTGGGGCGGTCTTCCAGATGCGGAGGTTGCCGGACGGGCCGGGTTCTCAGTTCATGGCTCTTCCGTACCACATATATACGCAGGTCACATCAGTTCCGAATTGGAACCGGGACCTGGTCTGGGGCACGGCGCTCGTGCTGGTGCTGAGCGTGAGCGCCGTGAGCGCGCTGGCGGCCATCTGGCGTTCGGCGAGAAGGAGGAGGATCTCGTGGTGA
- the pstB gene encoding phosphate ABC transporter ATP-binding protein PstB, producing the protein MTAVTAADSAASEAHGVLSEAVPRGKGAFDLASVSVAYGSEIVIEDVTMSIPSQSVTALIGPSGCGKSTLLRCLNRMNDELGNVRVSGTIALDGLDIMARSVDPVELRMRVGQVFQRPNPFPMSIYDNVAYGPRTQGIRKREDLDAIVEDSLRRAALWEEVKGSLKKHAFDLSGGQQQRLCIARALATRPEVLLMDEPASALDPISTQQIEDTIDELKQTVTIVIVTHNMQQAARISDQTAFMLRERLDEPAHLIEVGETRKMFTNPDDPRTEAYITGRFG; encoded by the coding sequence ATGACGGCGGTCACCGCCGCGGACAGTGCAGCGAGCGAGGCGCATGGCGTCTTGAGCGAGGCAGTCCCACGAGGCAAGGGGGCCTTCGATCTCGCCTCGGTCTCGGTCGCGTACGGCTCGGAAATCGTCATCGAAGACGTCACGATGAGCATTCCCTCTCAGTCCGTCACAGCCCTCATCGGTCCTTCCGGCTGCGGCAAGTCGACCTTGCTCCGGTGTTTGAACCGGATGAATGATGAACTTGGCAACGTTCGCGTAAGCGGCACTATCGCGCTTGATGGGCTGGATATCATGGCGCGCAGCGTCGACCCAGTGGAGCTGCGCATGCGTGTCGGGCAGGTGTTCCAGCGACCGAACCCGTTCCCGATGAGCATCTACGACAACGTTGCGTACGGGCCGCGTACGCAGGGGATCCGCAAGCGCGAGGACCTCGATGCGATCGTCGAGGACTCGCTCAGGCGCGCTGCGCTCTGGGAGGAGGTCAAAGGCTCGCTCAAGAAGCACGCCTTCGATCTCTCAGGGGGTCAGCAGCAGCGGCTGTGCATCGCGCGTGCGCTCGCGACAAGGCCCGAGGTGCTTCTCATGGACGAGCCCGCGTCCGCGCTCGACCCGATCTCGACGCAGCAGATCGAGGACACGATCGACGAGCTCAAGCAGACAGTGACGATTGTGATCGTCACGCACAACATGCAGCAGGCAGCGAGGATCTCCGACCAGACGGCCTTCATGCTGCGTGAGCGACTCGATGAGCCGGCGCACCTCATCGAAGTCGGAGAGACACGCAAGATGTTCACGAATCCTGACGACCCGCGGACCGAGGCGTACATCACCGGTCGTTTCGGCTAG
- a CDS encoding response regulator transcription factor — MSLILIVEDDPIIRTTVEYALKRAGFDALTAEDGNRGLSLALKKHPDLIVLDLMLPGLDGYRFAEQVRKTDNDVAIIMVTALDQPRDKIRGLDAGADDYVTKPFSMDELLARIRANLRRVRERQVLENPQTIEVGDLKIKPNDLVVTVDGTPAKLRLKEFQLLVALASNPGALMSRERLAREVWGYGFVSSSRTIDVHIRRLRQAIEEPSGYTYIHTVHGVGYRFEPRPKPSTAERA, encoded by the coding sequence GTGTCGCTGATTCTCATCGTTGAAGATGACCCCATCATCAGAACCACCGTCGAGTACGCGCTCAAGCGCGCCGGGTTCGACGCGCTCACGGCAGAAGACGGCAATCGAGGGCTTTCGCTCGCCCTCAAGAAGCATCCCGACCTCATCGTGCTCGACCTCATGCTCCCGGGCCTGGACGGCTACCGCTTCGCCGAACAGGTCCGCAAGACCGACAACGACGTGGCGATCATCATGGTCACCGCGCTCGACCAGCCACGCGACAAGATCCGCGGCCTCGACGCCGGTGCCGACGACTACGTCACGAAGCCGTTCTCGATGGACGAGCTCCTCGCACGCATCAGGGCGAATCTCAGGAGGGTCCGTGAGCGGCAGGTGCTCGAGAACCCGCAGACCATCGAGGTCGGTGACCTCAAGATCAAGCCGAACGACCTCGTCGTGACCGTGGACGGCACGCCCGCGAAGCTCAGGCTCAAAGAGTTCCAGCTGCTCGTCGCGCTCGCGTCCAACCCGGGAGCGCTTATGTCGCGCGAACGGCTCGCGCGCGAGGTGTGGGGTTACGGGTTCGTCTCGTCTTCGCGGACCATCGACGTGCACATCCGACGCCTGCGACAAGCGATCGAGGAACCGTCGGGCTACACGTACATACACACGGTCCACGGCGTCGGCTATCGCTTCGAGCCTCGGCCCAAGCCCAGCACCGCAGAGCGGGCCTGA
- a CDS encoding MFS transporter has product MRETCGQDEAAAPGIGGSTATEQALDTLTAEADACGPPAGLLSRFRTFESFAHRDFALAFSGALLSNVGSWMQIVALGWIVYDLTASSQALGFVNALSGLPVTFLAVVAGALADRLDRRKLLIFAQAALMAQAIAFGVLYQTGRISMAWIYALVLVGGVFQALTSPAWQAMTPDLVPPRSLMNAVALNSAQFNAARFLGPVAGGAVFALLGVAAVFYVNAASFLFVIAALAMIRLRGQQHRRAHSDTARDVLLGGIRYAREHPRIAWLLLSAAVLTTFGMPFAALLPALAKSVLHLKETGYSLLLAANGAGALTSALVVATLSRRIRRERIIRVGYAVMGAALVILAMSRNPYLSAIVLFALGAAFLAIVSSINTSLQLSTDPQVRGRVMALFVMAFMGMMPLGSALFGWVAQRIGLQVAIAIGGAATLAYGGFLLARPSLICEGDDPC; this is encoded by the coding sequence GTGCGCGAGACCTGCGGGCAAGACGAAGCGGCTGCACCCGGAATCGGCGGCTCGACGGCGACCGAACAGGCGCTCGACACCCTCACTGCGGAGGCAGACGCGTGCGGCCCTCCTGCTGGGCTGCTGTCGCGCTTCCGGACATTCGAGTCGTTCGCGCACCGTGATTTCGCGCTCGCGTTCTCCGGTGCACTGCTGTCCAACGTCGGCTCCTGGATGCAGATCGTCGCGCTCGGCTGGATCGTGTACGACCTCACCGCCTCCTCGCAGGCGCTCGGCTTCGTGAATGCGCTTTCCGGCCTTCCCGTCACCTTCTTGGCTGTCGTCGCTGGCGCGCTTGCCGACAGGCTGGACCGCCGGAAGCTGCTCATCTTCGCCCAGGCCGCTCTCATGGCGCAGGCAATCGCGTTCGGTGTGCTCTACCAGACGGGACGCATCTCGATGGCGTGGATCTACGCCCTTGTGCTCGTCGGCGGCGTCTTCCAGGCGCTCACCTCGCCTGCGTGGCAAGCGATGACGCCGGATCTGGTGCCGCCGCGGTCTCTGATGAACGCGGTCGCCCTCAACTCGGCGCAGTTCAACGCTGCGCGGTTCTTGGGGCCGGTCGCAGGCGGCGCCGTCTTCGCCCTGCTCGGCGTCGCTGCCGTGTTCTATGTCAACGCCGCAAGCTTCCTGTTCGTCATCGCCGCTTTGGCGATGATACGCCTCCGCGGTCAGCAGCATCGCCGCGCGCACTCTGACACGGCGCGCGACGTCCTTCTGGGAGGCATCCGATACGCTCGCGAGCATCCGCGCATCGCGTGGCTTCTGCTGAGCGCCGCAGTCCTCACCACCTTCGGCATGCCGTTCGCTGCGCTGCTGCCTGCGCTCGCGAAGAGCGTCTTGCACCTGAAAGAGACCGGGTATTCGCTGCTCCTGGCCGCAAACGGGGCGGGCGCGCTGACGAGCGCTCTGGTTGTGGCGACGCTGTCGCGCAGGATCCGCCGCGAGCGCATCATCCGCGTCGGGTATGCGGTGATGGGCGCCGCCCTCGTCATTCTGGCGATGTCCCGCAACCCGTACCTCTCCGCAATCGTGCTGTTCGCTCTCGGGGCGGCGTTCCTCGCCATCGTCTCGAGCATCAACACCTCGTTGCAGCTCAGCACCGACCCCCAGGTCCGTGGCCGCGTGATGGCGCTGTTCGTGATGGCGTTCATGGGCATGATGCCGCTCGGCTCAGCGCTGTTCGGTTGGGTCGCGCAACGCATCGGGTTGCAGGTCGCGATCGCTATCGGTGGCGCGGCGACGCTTGCATACGGCGGTTTCTTGCTCGCCCGACCCTCGCTTATCTGCGAGGGCGACGACCCCTGCTAG
- a CDS encoding aldo/keto reductase, which yields MERTTLPWSSRRVCRVALGTWSMGGWMWGGADERAARATIERALEMGIDVIDTAPVYGFGLSERMVGEEIEALGVRDRVTIATKCGLVWDERQEPWRDSSPASIRREVESSLERLKTDRIDLYQVHWPDERTPFEETAAALQQLLDEGLVRAVGVCNYSGEQMERFVQGGRLDATQFRYNIFETANRPVLEHARDRGLLTMAYSPLARGLLTGSMRPEREPTDAARRAPMYHGELYQRHLAAVERLDRLAQERYGRRVIHLAVRWLLDQPGMSLVLWGARRPEQLDAVDGVWGFSLRPEDFNDIEAIVSDVSAG from the coding sequence GTGGAGAGGACGACGCTTCCGTGGAGCTCGCGCCGGGTTTGCCGCGTAGCGCTGGGCACCTGGTCGATGGGTGGCTGGATGTGGGGTGGCGCGGACGAGCGTGCTGCTCGTGCGACGATCGAGCGCGCGCTCGAGATGGGGATCGACGTCATCGATACGGCTCCGGTCTACGGGTTCGGGCTTTCGGAGCGCATGGTAGGCGAAGAGATCGAGGCCCTCGGCGTTCGCGATCGCGTCACGATCGCGACGAAGTGCGGCCTTGTCTGGGACGAGCGACAGGAGCCGTGGCGGGACTCGTCGCCTGCAAGCATCCGCCGAGAGGTCGAATCGTCGCTTGAGCGACTGAAGACGGACCGGATCGATCTCTACCAGGTTCACTGGCCGGACGAGCGCACGCCGTTCGAGGAGACCGCCGCCGCGCTCCAGCAGCTTCTCGACGAGGGGCTCGTGCGGGCGGTCGGCGTGTGCAACTACTCGGGCGAGCAGATGGAGCGCTTCGTGCAGGGCGGGCGGCTCGACGCCACGCAGTTCCGCTACAACATCTTCGAGACCGCGAACCGGCCGGTGCTCGAGCACGCGCGCGACCGCGGGCTTCTCACGATGGCGTACAGCCCGCTTGCCCGGGGACTGCTGACGGGCTCGATGCGGCCCGAACGCGAGCCGACGGACGCCGCGCGTCGGGCGCCCATGTACCACGGGGAGCTCTACCAGCGCCACCTCGCCGCGGTCGAGCGGCTGGATCGTCTGGCGCAGGAGCGATACGGCCGCCGCGTCATCCACCTCGCCGTGCGCTGGCTCCTCGATCAGCCAGGCATGTCGCTCGTGCTCTGGGGCGCTCGCAGACCCGAGCAGCTCGATGCGGTTGACGGCGTGTGGGGGTTCTCTCTTCGCCCGGAGGACTTCAACGACATCGAGGCCATCGTGTCGGATGTCTCGGCCGGCTAG
- the pstC gene encoding phosphate ABC transporter permease subunit PstC: MKDPIRSSRARSNGRTAISRAAETFATGFITASGWLALFVLAAIAAFLVFNSVKALREVGLVRILTGTDWYPTSNPGKFGSLPLIAGSILVTGVALVTSVPIGLAAAVYLSEFGGRRLKEMAKAVIEFMAAIPSVVYGLVGVALVVPGVKQAFDLDSGLTALSGGIVLGIMALPTIVSISEDALRAVPSSLRHASLALGNTRWQTTYKVTIPAASSGIFAAVMLGVGRAIGETMAVLMLTGNAAVMPKGVLESVRTMTGTIAAEMGEVVQGGTHYSVLFVVGLVLFTVAFSINLGADIVLDKQRKRWGA, encoded by the coding sequence ATGAAAGACCCTATCCGTTCATCGAGGGCGCGGTCGAACGGCCGCACGGCGATCAGCCGTGCGGCCGAGACCTTCGCCACAGGATTCATCACCGCGTCAGGCTGGCTCGCGCTCTTCGTGCTCGCTGCAATCGCAGCGTTCCTGGTCTTCAACTCGGTCAAAGCACTGCGCGAAGTAGGCCTTGTCAGGATCTTGACCGGCACCGACTGGTATCCGACCTCGAACCCGGGCAAGTTCGGCTCCTTGCCGTTGATAGCTGGTTCCATCCTGGTCACCGGCGTTGCCCTTGTCACGAGCGTTCCTATCGGACTGGCCGCAGCGGTGTACTTGAGCGAGTTCGGCGGCCGTCGACTGAAAGAGATGGCGAAGGCCGTCATCGAGTTCATGGCCGCCATCCCGTCCGTGGTCTACGGGCTCGTGGGCGTGGCGCTGGTCGTGCCTGGGGTCAAGCAAGCGTTCGACCTGGACAGCGGCCTGACGGCCCTATCTGGCGGGATCGTCCTCGGTATCATGGCGCTTCCTACGATTGTCTCGATATCAGAAGATGCGCTGCGCGCGGTCCCGTCGTCTTTGCGGCACGCCTCGCTCGCTCTCGGCAACACGCGATGGCAGACGACGTACAAGGTGACGATCCCTGCAGCGAGCTCAGGCATCTTCGCTGCGGTGATGCTGGGCGTCGGCAGGGCGATCGGCGAGACCATGGCCGTGCTGATGCTCACGGGCAACGCTGCGGTGATGCCGAAGGGCGTCCTCGAGTCTGTCAGGACCATGACGGGTACGATCGCCGCTGAGATGGGTGAGGTCGTCCAGGGCGGCACGCACTATTCGGTGCTGTTCGTCGTGGGATTGGTGCTGTTCACAGTGGCCTTCTCGATCAACCTGGGAGCCGACATCGTGCTCGACAAGCAGCGGAAGCGGTGGGGCGCATGA
- a CDS encoding sensor histidine kinase, producing MRAAFSSYRVQMLAGIAASITILAAVWLYVLYGPLTDALGHQQQAGLETAARLAAAALGETSDPNALQASTERFGRESSVRLTVIARDGTVLADSRADPASMENHASRPEVAQAMGGGVGVATRRSRTLGVDYLYVAVPASIGGAPVVIRAAESLARVRDSARAAHTAGVLLLALALATTLLAGWRLIRTFADPVERLARAAQAMAAGDLSAPLEPTRGALAPLADSLAFLRDQLRTRIAQLETERTRLQEVIDGLDDAVLLVESDVVVACNSAAARLFGASSGKPLAGRPTASLAGPETLRAAVREAVVSDSPADSVVGPTPLQQSFRVRSVPLHAHDARPAHLVIVSDITHSARLDAMRRDFVANASHELKTPATGILLLAESASAAARDGDVEQTLAFLQSIHEEAERLRSLVGDLLDLSRLEGTQFAAGPTDVRAAVDLALSAHRRAAEVKGLALQLDDSAVQGHDVYAACDPPDLAIALDNVLANAIAYTDQGSVTVLLARRDERVIIEVTDTGVGIPAEHLPRVFERFYRVDAARSRHSGGTGLGLSLVKHAMERCGGTASIASEVDRGTTVTLALPEA from the coding sequence ATGCGGGCCGCGTTCTCGTCATACCGCGTGCAGATGCTTGCCGGGATCGCGGCCAGCATCACCATTCTCGCGGCAGTGTGGCTGTACGTGCTGTACGGACCGCTCACGGACGCGCTCGGCCACCAGCAGCAAGCGGGGCTCGAGACGGCCGCTCGGCTCGCCGCGGCGGCGCTCGGTGAAACGAGCGACCCGAACGCCCTGCAGGCCAGCACGGAGCGCTTCGGGCGCGAATCGTCCGTGCGGCTCACCGTCATCGCGCGCGACGGCACCGTCCTCGCCGACTCGCGAGCCGATCCCGCCAGCATGGAGAACCACGCGAGCCGACCGGAAGTCGCACAGGCGATGGGCGGCGGCGTCGGGGTCGCGACGCGCCGCTCCCGGACGCTTGGCGTCGACTACCTGTACGTCGCGGTCCCCGCGTCGATCGGCGGCGCGCCCGTCGTCATCCGGGCGGCCGAGTCGCTGGCGCGCGTCCGAGACTCGGCTCGCGCGGCGCACACCGCTGGAGTCCTGCTGCTTGCGCTCGCTCTTGCCACGACGCTCCTTGCGGGGTGGCGCCTCATCCGCACCTTCGCGGATCCGGTCGAACGGCTCGCGCGGGCCGCGCAGGCCATGGCGGCCGGCGACCTCTCCGCGCCTCTGGAGCCGACTCGCGGCGCGCTCGCACCGCTCGCCGATTCGCTGGCGTTCCTGCGCGACCAGCTGCGAACCAGGATCGCGCAGCTCGAGACGGAGCGGACACGACTGCAGGAAGTCATAGACGGCCTGGACGATGCGGTCCTGCTCGTGGAGTCCGACGTCGTCGTGGCGTGCAACAGCGCCGCTGCCAGGCTGTTCGGCGCCTCGTCGGGCAAGCCGCTGGCCGGAAGACCGACCGCCTCGCTCGCCGGCCCTGAGACCCTGCGTGCCGCAGTGCGCGAAGCGGTCGTGTCGGACTCTCCTGCCGACTCGGTCGTCGGCCCGACCCCGCTGCAGCAGTCGTTCCGGGTGCGATCGGTCCCCCTGCATGCCCACGACGCACGCCCCGCGCACCTCGTGATCGTCTCTGACATCACGCACAGCGCGCGGCTCGACGCGATGCGGAGAGACTTCGTCGCCAACGCGTCTCACGAGCTCAAAACGCCGGCCACCGGAATCCTGCTGCTCGCGGAGTCGGCCTCTGCTGCCGCCCGCGACGGGGACGTCGAGCAGACGCTCGCGTTCCTTCAGAGCATCCACGAGGAGGCGGAACGGCTGCGATCGCTCGTCGGCGATCTGCTCGACCTCTCACGCCTCGAAGGCACGCAGTTTGCAGCAGGCCCCACCGACGTTAGGGCGGCCGTCGATCTCGCCCTTTCCGCACACCGGCGCGCCGCAGAAGTGAAGGGCCTCGCGCTCCAGCTCGACGACTCCGCGGTGCAGGGCCACGACGTGTACGCGGCGTGTGACCCGCCCGACCTTGCGATCGCCCTCGACAACGTCCTCGCGAACGCGATCGCCTACACCGACCAAGGTTCCGTCACAGTCCTGCTTGCCCGCCGCGATGAACGCGTCATCATCGAGGTCACGGACACGGGCGTCGGGATACCCGCAGAGCACCTTCCGCGCGTCTTCGAACGCTTCTACCGAGTCGACGCGGCGCGGTCGAGGCATAGCGGCGGAACCGGCCTTGGTCTTTCGCTCGTCAAGCACGCAATGGAGCGCTGCGGCGGAACGGCGTCGATCGCCTCAGAGGTCGACCGCGGAACGACGGTCACGCTCGCCCTGCCGGAGGCGTGA
- a CDS encoding phosphate ABC transporter substrate-binding protein, which yields MKKAAVLGLALVLAASVGLAGCGQKQETTSEPTTPEEPALSGTINIQGSDTMVNLATAWAEKFMDENPGVEVSVQGGGSGTGIAALINGTVDFANASRGMKDEEIAEAQSKGIDPVEHKVAIDGIAVIVNSANPVEGLTIDQLGKIFRGEITNWKDVGGPDKPIVLLSRDSSSGTYEYFKEEVVGKDKEYAKSAKLLPSSQAIVDEVKANDAGIGYVGLGYVSDDMKVLAIDGVKASIETAKDGSYPISRYLYMYSNGEATDLLKAYLDWILGPEGQALVADEGFVPLQ from the coding sequence ATGAAGAAGGCAGCAGTATTGGGTCTCGCACTCGTGCTTGCCGCATCCGTAGGACTGGCGGGCTGCGGGCAGAAGCAGGAGACGACCAGCGAGCCTACCACGCCGGAGGAGCCGGCACTGTCCGGGACCATCAACATCCAGGGCTCAGACACGATGGTGAACCTTGCCACCGCGTGGGCCGAGAAGTTCATGGATGAGAACCCCGGCGTCGAGGTCTCGGTGCAGGGCGGCGGCTCTGGTACGGGCATCGCGGCGCTCATCAATGGCACCGTGGACTTCGCGAACGCGTCACGTGGGATGAAAGACGAAGAGATCGCGGAAGCCCAGAGCAAGGGCATCGACCCGGTCGAGCACAAGGTGGCCATCGATGGCATCGCCGTCATCGTGAACTCCGCCAACCCTGTCGAGGGCCTGACCATCGACCAGCTCGGCAAGATCTTCCGTGGCGAGATCACCAACTGGAAGGACGTCGGCGGTCCAGACAAGCCCATCGTGCTCCTGTCGCGCGACAGCTCGTCGGGCACGTACGAGTACTTCAAGGAGGAAGTCGTCGGCAAGGACAAGGAGTACGCCAAGTCTGCGAAACTCCTGCCGTCGAGCCAGGCGATCGTCGACGAGGTCAAGGCCAATGACGCTGGCATCGGCTACGTCGGTCTTGGCTACGTGAGCGATGATATGAAGGTGCTCGCTATCGACGGTGTCAAGGCGTCGATCGAGACCGCGAAGGACGGCAGCTACCCGATCTCTCGGTACCTGTACATGTACAGCAACGGCGAGGCCACGGACCTTCTGAAGGCGTATCTGGATTGGATCCTCGGGCCCGAGGGACAGGCGCTCGTTGCCGACGAGGGATTCGTTCCGCTGCAGTAA
- a CDS encoding glutamate synthase-related protein: protein MNLRRPNANEATQTSNRSRDVSPSSGICTRCVDGCRGNCEVFKATFRGREVIYPGPFGEITAGGDKDYPVDYSHLNVQGYALGAKGLPEGVEGNPDNTLFTMVDTETEFGYQNKVRMKLPIFTGALGSTEIARKNWEHFAVGAAISGISIVCGENVCGIDPALELNDKGKVVKAPDMERRVELYRRYHEGYGDILVQLNVEDTRLGVAEYVIEKLGVETIELKWGQGAKCIGGEIKVDSLDRALELQRRGYLVTPDPSDPAVQAAYRATAIKHFERHSRLGFIDEESFYAEVERLRALGAKRVTLKTGAYPMRELAMAIKWASNAKIDLLTIDGAPGGTGMSPWRMMEEWGVPTFYLQCMTNQLVERLRAKGAYVPDIAIAGGFSTEDHVFKVLALGAPHTKAVCMGRALMIPGFVGKNIGKWLEEKDLPRTVSEFGSTKEEIFVSYEVLKAKYGNEVENLPLGAIGIYTFADKIKVGLQQLMSGSRNMRLSTISQADLMALTREAAEISGIPYVMDAYRQEAFDIIDA from the coding sequence ATGAATCTCAGGCGACCGAATGCGAACGAGGCGACCCAGACGAGCAACCGCTCGCGCGACGTCTCGCCGTCTTCAGGCATCTGCACGCGGTGCGTGGACGGGTGCCGCGGCAACTGCGAGGTCTTCAAGGCGACGTTCAGAGGCCGCGAAGTCATCTATCCGGGTCCGTTCGGCGAGATCACCGCGGGCGGCGACAAGGACTACCCGGTCGACTACTCGCACCTGAACGTCCAGGGCTACGCGCTGGGAGCCAAGGGCCTGCCTGAGGGTGTCGAAGGCAACCCGGACAACACGCTGTTCACGATGGTCGACACGGAGACCGAGTTCGGGTACCAGAACAAGGTCCGCATGAAGCTCCCGATCTTCACAGGAGCTCTCGGCTCCACCGAGATCGCGCGCAAGAACTGGGAGCACTTCGCGGTGGGCGCTGCCATCTCCGGCATCTCGATCGTCTGCGGCGAGAATGTCTGCGGCATCGACCCGGCCCTCGAGCTCAACGACAAGGGCAAGGTCGTCAAGGCGCCCGACATGGAGCGCCGTGTCGAGCTGTACAGGCGCTACCACGAGGGCTACGGCGACATCCTGGTACAGCTCAACGTCGAGGACACCCGCCTGGGTGTGGCCGAGTACGTGATCGAGAAGCTGGGAGTCGAGACCATCGAGCTCAAGTGGGGCCAGGGCGCGAAGTGCATCGGCGGCGAGATCAAGGTCGACTCGCTGGACCGTGCGCTCGAGCTGCAGCGGCGCGGCTACCTCGTCACGCCCGACCCGAGCGACCCGGCTGTGCAGGCCGCGTACCGCGCCACCGCCATCAAGCACTTCGAGCGGCACAGCCGCCTCGGGTTCATCGATGAAGAGTCGTTCTACGCGGAAGTCGAGCGGCTGCGCGCGCTCGGAGCCAAACGCGTCACGCTCAAGACCGGCGCGTACCCGATGCGCGAGCTTGCCATGGCAATCAAGTGGGCCAGCAACGCCAAGATCGACCTGCTCACCATCGATGGCGCCCCCGGTGGTACCGGCATGAGCCCGTGGCGCATGATGGAGGAGTGGGGCGTTCCGACGTTCTACCTGCAGTGCATGACCAACCAGCTCGTCGAGCGGCTGCGCGCGAAGGGCGCCTACGTGCCCGACATCGCGATCGCAGGCGGCTTTTCCACCGAAGACCACGTCTTCAAGGTCCTGGCCCTCGGCGCTCCGCACACCAAGGCCGTGTGCATGGGTCGCGCGCTCATGATCCCGGGCTTCGTCGGGAAGAACATCGGCAAGTGGCTTGAAGAGAAGGACCTGCCGCGAACCGTCTCCGAGTTCGGCTCGACGAAAGAGGAGATCTTCGTCTCGTACGAGGTCCTCAAGGCGAAGTACGGCAACGAGGTCGAGAATCTGCCGCTCGGCGCCATCGGCATCTACACCTTCGCCGACAAGATCAAAGTCGGCCTCCAGCAGCTCATGAGCGGATCGCGCAACATGCGGCTCTCGACTATCTCGCAGGCCGACCTCATGGCGCTCACGCGCGAAGCGGCCGAGATCTCAGGTATCCCGTACGTCATGGACGCATACCGCCAAGAGGCCTTCGACATCATCGACGCCTGA